From the genome of Phytohabitans rumicis, one region includes:
- the ppk2 gene encoding polyphosphate kinase 2 produces the protein MARKTERLPRKIYEEELFRLQGELVKLQEWVRVEGARVVVIFEGRDAAGKGGSVKRVAEYLNPRIARITALPAPTERQRTQWYFQRYVEHLPAAGEIVLFDRSWYNRAGVERVMGFCTEAEYQRFLHQCPIFEELLVQDGILLRKYWFSVSDAEQERRFRARLDDPMRRWKLSPMDLESITRWEDYSRAKDEMMARTDRPETPWYDVESDDKRRARINMIAHLLSTVPYYEVERPPLRLPERPPAGGYQRPSRKAITYVPDHAATLES, from the coding sequence ATGGCACGTAAGACCGAGCGGCTCCCGCGCAAGATCTACGAGGAGGAGCTCTTCCGCCTCCAGGGCGAGCTGGTCAAGCTCCAGGAGTGGGTACGGGTGGAGGGCGCCCGCGTCGTGGTGATCTTCGAGGGACGGGACGCCGCCGGCAAGGGCGGGTCGGTCAAGCGGGTCGCCGAGTACCTCAACCCCCGCATCGCGCGGATCACCGCACTGCCCGCGCCGACCGAGCGGCAGCGCACCCAGTGGTACTTCCAGCGGTACGTGGAGCACCTGCCGGCCGCCGGGGAGATCGTGCTGTTCGACCGCAGCTGGTACAACCGGGCCGGTGTGGAACGGGTCATGGGCTTCTGCACCGAGGCCGAGTACCAGCGGTTCCTGCACCAGTGCCCGATCTTCGAGGAGCTGCTGGTGCAGGACGGCATCCTGCTGCGCAAGTACTGGTTCTCGGTCAGCGACGCCGAGCAGGAGCGCCGATTCCGGGCCCGGCTGGACGACCCGATGCGGCGCTGGAAACTGTCCCCTATGGACCTGGAGTCGATCACCCGGTGGGAGGACTACTCCCGCGCCAAGGACGAGATGATGGCCCGCACCGACCGGCCCGAGACCCCGTGGTACGACGTGGAGAGCGACGACAAGCGGCGGGCCCGGATCAACATGATCGCCCACCTGCTCTCGACCGTGCCCTACTACGAGGTCGAGCGCCCGCCGCTGCGGCTGCCCGAGCGCCCACCCGCCGGCGGCTACCAGCGGCCGTCGCGCAAGGCCATCACGTACGTGCCGGACCACGCCGCCACGCTGGAGTCATGA